Proteins encoded within one genomic window of Brassica rapa cultivar Chiifu-401-42 chromosome A09, CAAS_Brap_v3.01, whole genome shotgun sequence:
- the LOC103838941 gene encoding LOW QUALITY PROTEIN: GDSL esterase/lipase At2g27360 (The sequence of the model RefSeq protein was modified relative to this genomic sequence to represent the inferred CDS: deleted 2 bases in 1 codon) has protein sequence MASLDSHVLMKIVSFFLYTLLVTSVSSETKCLNFQSIISFGDSITDTGNLIALSTPNELPESAFLPYGETFFHHPTGRYSDGRLIIDFIAEVLGLPHVPPFYGSKNGNFEKGVNFAVGGATALECSVLEERGISCPPKNKSLGVQLTNFKESLRSLCGSPSDCIDMIGNALILIGEIGGNDYNYPFFGHKNIEEVKELVPLVISTISSTITELVDMGGKTFLVPGDFPLGCSVIYLTLYQTSNKEAYDPQTGCLTWLNEFSEYHNEQLQAELNRLRKLYPYVNIIYGDYYNALLRLIQEPAKFGLMNNPLPVCCGLGGRYNYTFGVKCGLKGVECCNDPSKYVNWDGIHMTEAAYKWIAEGLLKGPYATPPFDWSCLSSEIKDKESLDTELFDEQLKQAGPKI, from the exons ATGGCTTCCCTAGATTCTCATGTGTTGATGAAGATCGTGAGCTTCTTTTTATATACTCTTTTAGTCACTTCCGTTAGCTCGGAAACGAAGTGCCTGAACTTCCAGTCAATCATCAGTTTCGGAGATTCAATTACCGATACAGGAAACTTGATTGCTCTCTCTACTCCAAATGAACTTCCTGAATCCGCGTTTCTGCCTTACGGAGAAACCTTCTTCCACCATCCAACCGGCCGTTACTCCGACGGCCGCCTCATCATCGACTTCATTG CTGAGGTCTTAGGGCTTCCACATGTGCCTCCTTTTTATGGATCTAAAAATGGAAACTTTGAGAAAGGAGTTAACTTCGCTGTGGGAGGAGCAACGGCACTGGAATGCTCCGTTCTTGAGGAGAGAGGGATTAGTTGTCCTCCTAAAAACAAAAGTTTAGGAGTTCAGCTTACGAACTTCAAAGAGAGTTTACGAAGCCTATGTGGCTCGCCATCAG ATTGTATAGATATGATTGGAAATGCTTTGATTCTTATTGGAGAGATTGGAGGGAATGATTATAATTATCCCTTCTTCGGCCACAAAAACATTGAGGAAGTCAAAGAACTCGTTCCCCTTGTGATCTCTACTATTTCTTCAACAATCACG GAGTTAGTCGATATGGGAGGAAAAACATTTCTAGTTCCCGGAGATTTCCCGCTCGGATGCTCAGTAATCTATTTGACACTATATCAAACATCAAACAAGGAAGCGTACGATCCCCAAACCGGATGTTTGACATGGTTGAACGAGTTTTCAGAATACCACAATGAGCAGCTTCAGGCTGAACTCAATAGACTCAGGAAGCTTTATCCTTATGTCAACATCATTTACGGTGACTATTACAACGCTTTGTTACGCCTTATCCAAGAACCAGCCAAATTCG GGCTCATGAACAACCCCTTGCCCGTTTGTTGCGGTTTAGGAGGACGGTACAACTACACCTTTGGCGTAAAATGTGGTTTAAAAGGAGTTGAATGTTGTAATGATCCTTCCAAGTATGTGAATTGGGATGGCATCCATATGACTGAGGCTGCATACAAATGGATAGCTGAGGGTTTACTCAAAGGACCGTATGCTACTCCTCCTTTCGATTGGTCTTGCCTCAGCTCCGAGATCAAGGACAAGGAGTCATTAGACACA GAATTATTCGATGAACAACTGAAACAAGCTGGTCCGAAAATTTAA
- the LOC103838943 gene encoding F-box protein At2g38590-like, which produces MAEELVLKGTVCAPTDMVTNMIVTSLPNKSIPIETTTKISDLPVNLVEEILSRVPLKYMRAVRLTCKEWDTLSKSPIFSKMHADKIRSDESMMMIAMIDYNLYLMRVVFFVNEDPHLERKGKLTCQDIQSKISQVFHCDGLLLCVLEEDATKVIVWNPYWGQTRSIDCRYSHRPYRWDRFTYALGYEDKGSCRSYKFLRFIDKYYNAPIDQFLWYEIYDFESSTWKTLDVTPHWRILFSQRGASLKGNTYRPASQRNTNDVLDDHIICFDYTSESFGPLLRLPFDAGEDDYVTLSCVREEKLAVLLTHNEAGPMEFDIWITTKIEADKVSWSKFLRVETETGFFALVNCDSFFIDEEKKVAMGYHNTFNIVGEVGYLKKLELVERAGTDVGYCKSNGCSYVPSLVQIKQSAAGGGGERKRQSDLEKQRYDQNMSRLATIENRSSV; this is translated from the coding sequence ATGGCCGAAGAGCTCGTCTTGAAAGGCACAGTGTGCGCCCCCACTGATATGGTCACCAACATGATCGTAACTTCGCTGCCAAACAAGTCAATCCCTATTGAAACAACGACGAAGATCTCCGATCTTCCGGTAAATTTGGTAGAGGAGATTCTCTCTAGGGTTCCCTTGAAATATATGAGAGCAGTGCGGTTAACTTGCAAAGAGTGGGACACTTTATCCAAGAGTCCAATCTTTTCAAAAATGCACGCTGATAAAATAAGATCAGATGAGTCTATGATGATGATCGCAATGATAGATTACAATCTTTATCTCATGAGGGTCGTTTTCTTTGTTAATGAAGATCCACACCTAGAGCGTAAAGGTAAGCTTACTTGCCAAGACATACAAAGTAAGATATCTCAAGTTTTCCATTGTGACGGTCTATTGTTATGCGTCTTGGAAGAAGATGCTACCAAAGTTATTGTTTGGAATCCTTATTGGGGTCAAACAAGGTCCATAGATTGTAGATACTCTCACCGCCCATACAGATGGGACAGGTTTACTTATGCTCTCGGATACGAGGACAAGGGCTCTTGTCGTAGCTACAAATTCTTGAGGTTTATAGATAAGTACTACAATGCACCCATAGACCAGTTTTTATGGTATGAGATTTACGATTTCGAGTCTAGTACATGGAAGACTCTTGATGTCACTCCACACTGGCGTATACTATTTAGTCAGCGTGGCGCGTCTCTCAAAGGTAACACTTACCGGCCTGCTTCACAAAGAAACACAAACGATGTGCTTGACGATCACATCATCTGTTTCGATTATACAAGTGAGAGTTTCGGTCCTCTTCTGCGTCTCCCGTTTGACGCTGGTGAGGATGACTATGTGACTTTATCATGTGTTAGAGAAGAGAAGCTTGCGGTTTTACTTACTCACAACGAAGCAGGTCCAATGGAGTTTGATATATGGATTACCACTAAGATTGAGGCCGACAAGGTATCGTGGAGCAAGTTCTTGAGAGTGGAAACGGAAACGGGATTTTTTGCTCTGGTTAATTGTGATAGTTTCTTCATTGACGAGGAGAAGAAAGTCGCAATGGGTTACCACAATACATTTAACATTGTTGGAGAAGTTGGATACTTGAAAAAGCTGGAGCTCGTAGAACGTGCAGGCACAGACGTAGGCTACTGTAAGTCAAACGGGTGCTCATATGTTCCAAGTCTAGTGCAAATCAAGCAATCTGCTGCAGGAGGAGGAGGTGAAAGGAAACGACAGAGCGACTTAGAAAAGCAACGATATGATCAAAATATGTCGAGACTTGCCACTATTGAAAATCGTAGCAGTGTGTGA
- the LOC103838944 gene encoding GDSL esterase/lipase At1g28580: MASLASHLSKKLKNFFLITLLTTAAVTSEQQCRNFKSIIIFGDSITDTGNLLHLSDLNNLPQSAFPPYGETFFHVPTGRFSNGRLIIDFIAEFLRLPYVPPYFGSPNESFQKGVNFAVAGATALERSFLESRGIHYAYTNVSLGVQLKSFKKSLPNICGSPSDCREMIGDALIIVGEIGGNDYNYGLLVGKSIEEIKELVPLVISTISSVITELVHMGGRTIMVPTDLPIGCWTSFLTQYQTSNQEEYNPLTGCLNWLNEFVEHHNKELQEELNRLQKLYPHVTILYADYYNALLHIFQEPARFGFVNRPLSACCGTGGPYNFNNGSQCGTKGVDCCTDPSKYVHWDGFHLTESAYRWVAMGLLEGPYTLPAFDWSCPGFDIKNRTSSGRQYSFSSR; the protein is encoded by the exons ATGGCGTCTTTAGCCTCTCATCTCTCCAAGAAACTCAAAAACTTCTTTCTAATTACTTTGCTAACCACTGCCGCAGTAACTTCAGAACAACAGTGTCGGAATTTCAAGTCTATCATAATCTTCGGTGATTCCATCACCGACACCGGAAACTTGCTCCACCTCTCCGACCTTAACAACCTTCCTCAGTCTGCGTTTCCTCCGTACGGTGAAACCTTTTTCCACGTCCCCACAGGTCGTTTCTCCAACGGCCGTCTCATTATCGACTTCATAG CTGAATTTTTAAGGCTTCCTTATGTGCCTCCTTACTTTGGATCCCCAAATGAGAGCTTCCAGAAAGGAGTTAATTTCGCTGTAGCGGGTGCAACCGCATTGGAACGGAGTTTTCTTGAGAGCAGAGGAATCCATTATGCTTACACCAACGTTAGTTTAGGAGTTCAGCTTAAGAGCTTCAAGAAGAGTTTGCCAAATATATGTGGTTCACCTTCAG ATTGTAGAGAGATGATTGGAGATGCTTTGATTATCGTTGGAGAGATCGGAGGGAATGATTATAACTACGGACTCTTGGTTGGAAAAAGCATCGAGGAGATCAAAGAACTGGTTCCGCTAGTGATCAGTACTATATCTTCTGTGATTACG GAGTTGGTTCACATGGGAGGCAGAACGATCATGGTGCCTACGGACCTCCCAATCGGATGCTGGACATCGTTTTTAACGCAGTATCAAACATCAAACCAAGAAGAATACAATCCTTTAACAGGATGCTTGAACTGGCTAAACGAGTTTGTAGAACATCACAACAAAGAGCTTCAAGAAGAACTCAACAGACTCCAGAAACTCTACCCTCATGTTACAATCCTATATGCTGATTACTACAACGCCTTGTTACATATTTTCCAAGAACCGGCCAGATTCG GGTTCGTGAATCGACCTTTGTCAGCTTGCTGTGGAACAGGAGGTCCATACAACTTCAACAATGGTAGTCAGTGTGGAACTAAAGGAGTTGATTGTTGTACTGATCCTTCTAAGTATGTGCATTGGGACGGTTTTCATTTGACCGAGTCTGCGTATAGATGGGTCGCCATGGGATTACTGGAGGGACCCTACACGCTTCCTGCTTTCGACTGGTCATGCCCCGGCTTTGATATTAAGAACAGAACATCATCAGGTAGACAGTATTCTTTTAGCAGTAGGTGA
- the LOC103838945 gene encoding ras-related protein RABA1i, whose amino-acid sequence MGAYRAEDDYDYLFKVVLTGDSGVGKSNLLSRFTRNDFSHDSRATIGVEFATRSIKCDDKIVKAQIWDTAGQERYRAITSAYYRGAVGALLVYDVTRHVTFENVERWLKELRDHTDANIVIMLVGNKADLRHLRAISTEDAKAFAERENTFFMETSALEALNVENAFTEVLTQIYRVVSKKALEAGDDPTTALPKGQTINVGGRDDISAVKKPGCCSA is encoded by the exons ATGGGAGCATATAGAGCAGAAGACGATTACGACTACCTCTTCAAGGTGGTCTTAACCGGAGACTCCGGGGTCGGAAAATCAAACCTGTTATCTCGTTTCACCAGAAATGACTTCAGCCACGACTCACGTGCAACCATCGGTGTGGAGTTCGCCACACGTAGCATAAAATGCGATGACAAGATCGTCAAAGCTCAAATCTGGGACACAGCCGGCCAAGAAAG GTACCGAGCCATCACGAGCGCTTACTACCGAGGAGCCGTCGGTGCGTTACTAGTTTACGACGTGACGCGTCACGTAACGTTCGAGAACGTTGAGAGGTGGCTAAAGGAGCTAAGGGACCACACAGACGCAAACATTGTGATAATGCTCGTTGGCAACAAAGCTGATCTTCGTCATCTTAGAGCTATCTCAACGGAAGACGCAAAGGCCTTTGCGGAGAGGGAGAACACTTTTTTCATGGAGACGTCTGCACTTGAAGCTCTGAACGTTGAGAATGCTTTCACCGAAGTTTTGACTCAGATTTACAGAGTTGTTAGCAAGAAGGCTCTTGAAGCTGGAGATGATCCAACCACGGCTTTGCCTAAAGGACAGACGATTAATGTCGGAGGCAGAGATGATATCTCAGCTGTTAAAAAACCTGGTTGCTGCTCTGCTTAG